From the genome of Sphingobacterium kitahiroshimense, one region includes:
- a CDS encoding DUF2911 domain-containing protein → MKTTAILFMLTIICTTVFGQTDKTKRPSPPDSVKVTTSDGVTIDVNYSRPSLKGRQIGVDIVKVGEIWRTGANEATTVAFDKDVLIEGKKLTKGKYSLYTIPGEQETIVIFNKTWNQWGTKYDQAQDALRVNVRNSTSTTPQEQFKIDVDKSGKIALIWGDHLLPVQVKAAL, encoded by the coding sequence ATGAAAACAACAGCTATCTTATTTATGTTAACGATCATTTGTACCACTGTATTTGGACAAACTGATAAAACCAAGAGACCAAGCCCACCTGATAGTGTTAAAGTCACTACTAGTGATGGTGTAACCATTGATGTAAACTACAGCCGTCCATCTTTAAAAGGTAGACAAATTGGTGTTGATATTGTCAAAGTTGGAGAAATATGGCGTACGGGTGCAAATGAAGCAACAACTGTAGCATTTGATAAAGATGTACTTATTGAAGGTAAAAAATTAACAAAAGGAAAATATAGCTTATATACTATTCCCGGTGAACAAGAGACAATTGTTATTTTCAATAAAACATGGAATCAATGGGGAACAAAATATGATCAAGCACAAGATGCATTACGTGTAAATGTTAGAAATTCAACAAGCACTACACCACAGGAACAATTTAAAATTGATGTGGATAAGTCTGGTAAAATTGCATTAATATGGGGCGATCATTTACTACCAGTCCAAGTCAAAGCTGCGCTATAA
- the nrdI gene encoding class Ib ribonucleoside-diphosphate reductase assembly flavoprotein NrdI — MIHIYYDSKTGNVQRFMDKLTQITGWHAHKITADLIAEESGHLVTFTTNFGQMPETTRIFMTANASKIYSVTSSGNRNWGQNFGLAADKISADFDIPLAFKFELSGTMEDINQFIDIIKNNCDGSKRGSKKLDIA, encoded by the coding sequence ATGATACATATTTATTACGATAGCAAAACTGGAAATGTGCAACGTTTTATGGACAAGCTTACCCAAATCACAGGCTGGCATGCTCATAAAATAACCGCAGATCTTATTGCTGAAGAATCGGGGCATCTCGTAACGTTCACAACTAATTTCGGACAAATGCCCGAAACGACACGCATATTTATGACAGCAAACGCGTCTAAAATATATTCGGTCACTTCGAGCGGGAACCGCAACTGGGGACAGAACTTTGGACTTGCCGCTGATAAAATTTCAGCTGACTTTGACATCCCATTGGCTTTCAAATTTGAATTGTCTGGTACAATGGAGGATATTAACCAATTTATTGACATCATAAAGAACAACTGCGATGGTAGCAAACGAGGTAGCAAAAAACTGGATATTGCTTAA
- a CDS encoding prolyl oligopeptidase family serine peptidase yields MKKLLCGLLFLLSLEASAQENVTFQKPSSEILALADFIRPPQIRMSNDHNWILFLYRPTYKSLAELGQEEMKLAGLRINPATNVESAETFFSKFSLKKIADDKEITDFRGMPANPSLANLTFSPDNAKLAFTNTNTTGTALFILDLKSLQVKQLTSYVLNTLLDAPYKWFRNSERLLISTLPVNRIKLIDQTKDLPTGPVVSTSDGQVSQLRTYQDLLKNPQDETNFETLVQSELQIVDLEGAVQKFSDKAIFAGTSFSPNGEYILVNTIKKPYSYIVPYSRFPQETAIYDLTGKLITKVNDVPLIEVMPKGFSASRTGRRNLHWRDDKPATLAYVEALDGGDPGKNVEFRDALYTLDFPFTSSPKLITKTKDRFAGVIWGNDEYAMVSSQWYDTRNVKTFLINPSSGASKLINDRNSQDIYNDPGDVFKARNNFGTYPMSIQNDKVFLIGKGFTKEGEFPFVDELDLRSLKKKRLYTAKKSDLQERIIQLIDPKTGDMMVSLQSASVFPNYFTKNIKTGKQKALTQLKNPFTNLEKVHKEILNYKRKDGVDLSGTLYLPAGYDFKNKEKLPLLIWAYPREYKDKNTAGQSTANPKEFTYPSYGSFIYWVSKGYAVLDNAAFPIVGEGTQEPNDTFIEQLVANGAAAIDAVDSLGYIDRKKVAVGGHSYGAFMTAHLLSNSNLFAAGISRSGAYNRTLTPFGFQSEQRNFWDDPQLYMTMSPFVSADKMKTPLLLVHGGADNNPGTFTLQTERYFQALKNLGAPVRMVILPREAHGYVAKENIFHLLWEQDKFLEKYLKNK; encoded by the coding sequence ATGAAAAAATTACTTTGCGGTTTACTATTTTTATTATCTCTGGAAGCCTCCGCTCAAGAGAATGTCACTTTCCAAAAACCTTCTTCTGAAATTTTAGCCTTAGCTGATTTTATACGCCCTCCACAGATACGAATGTCTAATGATCATAATTGGATCTTATTTTTATATCGACCTACTTATAAGTCTTTGGCAGAATTGGGGCAGGAAGAGATGAAGCTGGCCGGTCTTCGTATCAATCCGGCAACAAATGTTGAAAGTGCAGAAACCTTCTTTAGTAAATTTTCTTTAAAGAAAATTGCTGATGATAAGGAGATTACAGATTTTAGAGGCATGCCTGCTAATCCTTCATTGGCAAATTTAACGTTTTCACCAGATAATGCGAAATTAGCTTTTACCAATACAAATACTACCGGTACGGCTTTATTTATATTAGATTTAAAATCATTGCAGGTTAAACAATTGACATCATATGTGTTGAATACGTTATTAGATGCACCTTATAAATGGTTCCGTAATTCTGAACGTTTGTTGATTTCAACACTACCAGTAAATAGAATAAAATTAATTGACCAAACAAAAGATTTGCCGACCGGGCCAGTTGTTTCGACAAGTGATGGACAGGTGTCGCAATTGAGAACATATCAGGATTTGCTGAAAAATCCACAGGATGAGACTAATTTTGAAACGTTGGTTCAGTCTGAATTACAAATTGTAGATCTAGAAGGTGCAGTTCAAAAGTTTAGTGATAAAGCAATTTTTGCCGGGACCTCTTTTTCTCCAAATGGCGAATATATTTTAGTGAATACCATTAAAAAGCCTTATTCTTATATTGTACCTTATTCTAGATTTCCCCAGGAAACAGCTATTTACGATCTGACAGGCAAATTAATTACCAAGGTAAATGATGTTCCTTTGATAGAAGTTATGCCTAAGGGTTTTTCTGCTTCACGTACAGGTCGTCGGAATTTGCATTGGAGAGATGATAAACCAGCAACTTTAGCCTATGTTGAGGCTTTGGACGGCGGTGATCCCGGGAAGAATGTTGAATTTCGTGATGCTTTATATACATTGGACTTTCCTTTTACCTCATCACCTAAATTGATCACCAAAACCAAAGATCGCTTTGCTGGTGTCATCTGGGGAAATGATGAATATGCAATGGTCAGTTCGCAATGGTATGATACCCGTAATGTGAAAACATTTTTGATTAACCCAAGTTCTGGAGCGTCAAAATTGATTAATGACCGCAATAGCCAAGATATCTACAATGATCCTGGGGATGTGTTTAAGGCACGTAATAACTTTGGAACGTATCCGATGTCAATTCAAAATGATAAAGTGTTTTTAATAGGGAAGGGATTTACAAAGGAAGGGGAATTTCCTTTTGTGGATGAGCTGGATCTAAGGAGTTTAAAGAAAAAAAGACTTTACACAGCTAAAAAATCAGATCTTCAAGAACGTATTATTCAGCTTATTGATCCGAAAACGGGAGACATGATGGTTTCTCTGCAATCTGCTTCGGTATTTCCCAATTATTTTACAAAGAATATTAAAACAGGAAAACAAAAGGCATTGACACAGTTGAAAAATCCATTTACGAATTTAGAAAAAGTACACAAGGAGATCTTGAATTATAAACGTAAAGATGGTGTTGATCTTTCAGGTACTTTATACCTGCCTGCAGGTTACGATTTTAAGAATAAGGAAAAACTTCCTTTGTTGATCTGGGCTTATCCAAGAGAATATAAAGATAAAAATACAGCTGGCCAAAGTACTGCAAACCCGAAAGAATTTACCTATCCGAGTTATGGATCATTTATTTATTGGGTGTCTAAGGGGTATGCCGTATTGGATAATGCCGCATTCCCAATTGTTGGCGAGGGTACTCAGGAACCAAATGATACTTTTATTGAACAGCTTGTTGCGAATGGTGCAGCGGCAATCGATGCGGTCGATAGTTTAGGCTATATTGATAGAAAGAAAGTGGCTGTTGGAGGACATTCTTACGGTGCTTTTATGACCGCACATCTTTTATCTAATTCAAATTTATTTGCTGCTGGAATATCAAGATCTGGTGCTTATAATCGTACGTTAACTCCTTTTGGATTTCAAAGTGAACAACGTAACTTTTGGGATGACCCACAACTGTATATGACCATGTCTCCATTTGTAAGTGCTGATAAGATGAAAACTCCTTTATTACTTGTACATGGGGGGGCAGATAATAATCCGGGTACCTTTACATTACAGACAGAGCGTTATTTCCAAGCATTGAAAAATCTTGGAGCTCCTGTTCGTATGGTTATTTTACCGCGTGAGGCACATGGTTATGTTGCAAAGGAAAATATTTTCCACCTATTGTGGGAACAGGATAAGTTTTTAGAAAAATATTTAAAAAACAAATAA
- the nrdF gene encoding class 1b ribonucleoside-diphosphate reductase subunit beta: MSKQYTAVNWNTPDNDYALMFWEQNIRQFWIDTEYIPSKDIDSWKGLSWEMKECYKKALGGLTLLDTLQSHTGMPKIIEHTESLQNKAVLSYMCMMEAIHAKSYSTIFTTVSTTNEINDIFGWVEQNKFLQFKASTIDSYYHVLDKKNPTNEELFMTLAASVLLESFLFYSGFFLPLWLCGQGQMVASADIIKKIIADESIHGVFVGLMAQEVFKKLKNQEEVKQKFINLLNELFDNEMKYTEEIYTEVGLTAEVKEYVRYNGNKALMNLGFDPIFEVKQVNPIVLNGLNTETTQHDFFSKKSTNYEKSMEIVHLKDDDFKMDATVNV, encoded by the coding sequence ATGAGTAAACAATATACTGCTGTAAACTGGAATACGCCAGATAATGATTATGCCTTGATGTTTTGGGAGCAAAATATTAGACAATTCTGGATTGATACCGAATATATCCCTTCAAAAGATATTGATAGTTGGAAAGGATTAAGCTGGGAAATGAAAGAATGCTACAAAAAAGCATTGGGCGGATTGACTTTGTTAGATACTTTACAGAGCCATACAGGAATGCCAAAAATCATCGAACATACAGAATCGTTACAAAATAAGGCTGTATTATCGTATATGTGTATGATGGAGGCGATCCACGCAAAATCATATTCGACTATTTTTACAACGGTATCTACTACAAACGAAATCAATGATATTTTTGGTTGGGTTGAACAAAATAAATTTTTGCAATTCAAAGCATCCACCATTGACTCTTATTACCATGTATTAGACAAAAAGAATCCAACAAATGAAGAATTATTTATGACACTGGCAGCTTCAGTGCTTCTTGAGTCATTTCTATTTTATTCAGGTTTCTTCTTACCATTGTGGTTATGTGGTCAAGGACAAATGGTTGCTTCAGCAGATATCATCAAAAAAATTATTGCGGATGAGTCTATCCACGGTGTTTTCGTTGGATTAATGGCACAAGAAGTCTTCAAAAAACTAAAAAATCAAGAAGAAGTGAAACAAAAATTCATCAATTTATTGAACGAATTGTTCGATAACGAGATGAAATATACAGAAGAAATCTATACCGAAGTTGGTTTAACAGCAGAGGTAAAAGAATATGTTCGTTACAACGGTAATAAGGCATTAATGAATCTTGGATTTGATCCGATCTTTGAAGTGAAGCAGGTGAACCCAATTGTTTTAAATGGCCTAAATACAGAAACAACGCAACATGACTTCTTCTCGAAGAAATCAACAAACTACGAAAAATCAATGGAAATCGTACACCTGAAAGATGACGATTTTAAAATGGATGCTACGGTCAACGTATAA
- the nrdE gene encoding class 1b ribonucleoside-diphosphate reductase subunit alpha, whose product MIKHDDEFSLHKDKEAVRAYFLEYVNKNTVFFYTLKEKIDYLIEQNYYINFYEWFTYEEMETVYNFVFAKKFRFASFMAAFKFFQSYALRDDSGEKFLERYEDRVVAVALFLARHEGVEKAIAYAELFINQEYQPATPTFLNAGKKRSGELVSCFLDEIGDNLNGIGYAVDSAMKLSSIGGGVSFNISKIRARGEAIKGVEGRAGGVLPIMKIMEDTFSYANQLGQRPGAGAVYLNIFHADIEEFLDCKKINVDEKVRIKSLSIGIIIPDKFMELAEKDEACYLIYPHTVMLEYGIPLDEMDMDKMYEELITNPNIKKKKINARHMLVKVAQTQKESGYPYIFYKENTNRAHALNGIGKVKFSNLCTEIMQVSEVSEINIYGEEDQIKYGISCNLGSLNIATVMDNKRVKESVKLAMRALTMVSDVTDIKMVPSIAKANKELHSVGLGAMNLHGYLAKSFIMYESEEALDFANAFFMMMNFYSLEASMEIARDRQRTFVGFEKSAYADGSYFNTYTERDYLPKTDKVKELFEGVHIPTIEDWEKLKAEVQEYGIYHAYRLAIAPNQSTSYIMNATASVMPIVDIIEVREYGDSTTYYPMPYLTNDNYFYFKSAYDMDQFKVLKLVSVIQRHIDQGVSTILHTNSKDNTRDLSRYYIYAHKLGLKSLYYTRTRKSSIEDCVSCSA is encoded by the coding sequence ATGATTAAACATGATGACGAGTTTAGCTTACATAAAGATAAAGAGGCCGTACGTGCCTATTTTTTAGAGTATGTGAATAAGAACACGGTGTTCTTTTATACTTTAAAAGAAAAAATCGATTACTTAATTGAGCAAAATTACTATATCAATTTCTACGAATGGTTTACATACGAAGAAATGGAAACGGTCTATAATTTTGTTTTCGCAAAAAAATTCCGCTTTGCCTCTTTCATGGCTGCGTTTAAATTTTTCCAGAGCTATGCGTTAAGAGACGATTCTGGAGAAAAGTTCTTAGAACGTTATGAAGACCGTGTCGTAGCAGTAGCTTTATTTTTAGCGCGTCACGAAGGTGTAGAAAAAGCAATTGCTTATGCCGAATTATTCATCAATCAAGAATATCAACCAGCAACACCAACATTCTTAAATGCAGGTAAAAAACGTTCTGGAGAATTGGTTTCTTGTTTCTTAGATGAAATTGGTGACAATTTAAATGGTATCGGCTATGCGGTTGATTCAGCAATGAAATTATCTTCCATCGGAGGCGGAGTTTCATTCAATATATCGAAAATTCGTGCTCGTGGCGAAGCCATCAAAGGAGTTGAAGGTCGCGCTGGAGGTGTTCTTCCAATCATGAAAATCATGGAAGATACTTTCTCATATGCCAACCAACTGGGTCAGCGTCCTGGTGCTGGAGCTGTATACTTAAACATTTTTCATGCTGACATTGAAGAGTTCTTAGACTGTAAAAAAATCAATGTGGATGAGAAAGTACGTATCAAATCCCTTTCTATAGGTATCATTATTCCTGATAAATTCATGGAATTGGCTGAAAAAGATGAAGCCTGTTACTTAATATATCCACATACTGTGATGCTGGAATACGGCATTCCATTGGATGAAATGGATATGGACAAAATGTACGAAGAGTTAATTACCAATCCGAATATCAAGAAAAAGAAAATCAACGCCCGTCACATGTTAGTAAAGGTTGCACAGACACAAAAAGAGTCCGGCTATCCTTATATCTTCTACAAAGAAAACACCAACCGTGCTCATGCATTGAATGGCATTGGTAAAGTAAAATTCTCAAACTTATGTACGGAGATCATGCAGGTGTCTGAAGTTTCAGAAATAAATATCTACGGAGAAGAAGATCAAATCAAATATGGTATCTCATGTAACTTAGGTTCCTTGAATATTGCTACCGTAATGGATAATAAGCGTGTTAAAGAATCTGTTAAATTAGCAATGCGTGCTTTAACAATGGTATCTGATGTAACAGATATCAAAATGGTTCCTTCTATCGCCAAAGCAAATAAAGAATTACATTCAGTAGGACTTGGAGCTATGAATCTACATGGTTATTTAGCGAAAAGCTTTATTATGTACGAATCGGAGGAAGCATTAGACTTTGCCAATGCATTCTTTATGATGATGAACTTCTACTCTTTGGAAGCATCGATGGAAATCGCACGTGACCGTCAAAGAACATTTGTAGGATTTGAAAAGTCAGCTTATGCAGATGGATCATATTTCAACACATATACAGAACGCGATTATTTGCCAAAAACAGATAAGGTTAAAGAATTATTTGAAGGAGTACATATTCCAACAATTGAAGATTGGGAAAAATTGAAAGCAGAAGTTCAAGAGTACGGTATTTATCATGCATATCGTCTGGCTATTGCACCGAACCAATCTACATCTTATATCATGAACGCAACCGCCTCTGTTATGCCGATTGTGGATATCATCGAAGTTCGCGAATATGGAGATAGTACAACCTATTACCCAATGCCTTATTTGACAAATGATAATTACTTCTACTTCAAATCGGCATACGACATGGATCAATTCAAGGTACTTAAATTAGTATCTGTAATCCAACGTCACATTGATCAAGGAGTAAGTACTATTTTACATACAAATTCTAAAGATAATACACGTGATCTATCTAGATACTACATTTATGCACATAAATTAGGGTTAAAATCATTGTATTATACGCGTACACGTAAGTCATCTATTGAAGATTGTGTTTCTTGTTCAGCATAA
- a CDS encoding thioredoxin family protein, with translation MARIIKFEKNDCAPCAQVSAYLDQKGIKYESINPFDQPDLAAKFKVRTVPTVIVLENDEIQHRIIGFKPEELGAIAL, from the coding sequence ATGGCAAGAATCATCAAATTCGAGAAAAACGATTGTGCACCTTGTGCGCAAGTATCTGCATATCTAGATCAAAAAGGTATCAAATATGAGTCTATCAACCCATTTGACCAACCAGATTTAGCTGCAAAATTTAAAGTTCGCACAGTTCCGACCGTAATCGTTTTGGAAAATGACGAAATTCAACACCGTATCATTGGATTTAAGCCTGAAGAATTAGGAGCGATCGCATTATAA